A window of Passer domesticus isolate bPasDom1 chromosome 18, bPasDom1.hap1, whole genome shotgun sequence contains these coding sequences:
- the SH3GLB2 gene encoding endophilin-B2 isoform X4, translated as MEFNVKKLASDAGVFFSRAMQFTEEKLGQAEKTELDAHFENLLARADCTKNWTEKILRQTEVLLQPNPSARVEEFLYEKLDRKVPSRVTNGELLAQYMTEAASDFGPGTPYGKTLIKVGETQRRLGAAEREFIRSASISFLTPLRNFLEGDWRTISKERRILQNRRLDLDACKARLKKAKAAEAKAALWSDEVEKAEHELRLTQTEFDRQAEVTRLLLEGISSTHVNHLRCLHEFVESQTNYYAQCYQFMLDLQKQLGRFSGTFVGNAESASPAAATSPPTVAAATLPAVPTIPVVPTIVGVPNTVAEGVLNPNEVKPPASGTRRARVLYDYEAADSTELALLADEMITVYSLPGMDPDWLIGERGNQKGKVPVTYLELLS; from the exons ATGGAGTTCAACGTGAAGAAGCTGGCGTCGGACGCGGGCGTCTTCTTCTCCCGCGCCATGCAG TTTACTGAAGAaaagctgggccaggctgaGAAGACTGAACTTGATGCCCACTTTGAAAACCTCCTGGCCAGGGCAGACTGCACCAAGAACTGGACAGAGAAGATCTTGCGCCAGACTGAAGTTCTGCTGCAGCCAAACCCCA gtgccagagtAGAAGAATTCCTGTATGAGAAGCTTGACCGGAAGGTGCCTTCCCGGGTCACCAAcggggagctgctggcacagtaCATGACAGAGGCAGCCAGTGACTTTGGGCCAGGGACACCTTATG GGAAGACGTTGATAAAAGTTGGAGAGACCCAGCGGCGCTTGGGCGCAGCAGAACGGGAATTCATCCGCTCTGCCTCCATCAGCTTCCTGACCCCGCTGCGCAACTTCCTGGAGGGCGACTGGAGAACCATCTCT AAAGAGAGGAGGATCCTGCAGAACCGACGCCTGGACCTGGATGCCTGCAAAGCCAGGCTGAAGAAGGCCAAAGCTGCCGAGGCAAAAGCAGCG ctgtggagcGACGAGGTGGAGAAG GCGGAGCACGAGCTGCGGCTCACGCAGACCGAGTTCGACCGGCAGGCGGAGGTGAcgcggctgctgctggagggcaTCAGCAGCACTCAC GTAAATCATCTTCGCTGTCTCCACGAGTTTGTGGAGTCTCAGACCAACTACTATGCTCAGTGCTACCAGTTCATGCTGGATCTACagaagcagctgggcag ATTTTCAGGTACCTTCGTGGGCAACGCAGAATCCGCATCTCCCGCAGCCGCTACCTCTCCTCCCACCGTTGCTGCTGCCACGCTCCCTGCTGTGCCTACCATTCCAGTGGTGCCCACCATTGTTGGGGTGCCCAACACCGTGGCAGAGGGTGTGCTGAACCCCAATGAAGTCAAGCCTCCTGCCAGTGGGACACGCAGGGCCAGGGTCCTCTATGACTACGAGGCGGCTGACAGCACCGAGCTGGCGCTGCTTGCAGATGAG ATGATCACTGTGTACAGCCTGCCAGGCATGGATCCAGACTGGCTCATAGGGGAAAGAGGGAACCAGAAAGGGAAAGTTCCTGTCACTTACTTGGAACTGCTAAGTTAA
- the SH3GLB2 gene encoding endophilin-B2 isoform X2, with protein sequence MEFNVKKLASDAGVFFSRAMQFTEEKLGQAEKTELDAHFENLLARADCTKNWTEKILRQTEVLLQPNPSARVEEFLYEKLDRKVPSRVTNGELLAQYMTEAASDFGPGTPYGKTLIKVGETQRRLGAAEREFIRSASISFLTPLRNFLEGDWRTISKERRILQNRRLDLDACKARLKKAKAAEAKAAAVPDFQETRPRNYVLSASASALWSDEVEKAEHELRLTQTEFDRQAEVTRLLLEGISSTHVNHLRCLHEFVESQTNYYAQCYQFMLDLQKQLGRFSGTFVGNAESASPAAATSPPTVAAATLPAVPTIPVVPTIVGVPNTVAEGVLNPNEVKPPASGTRRARVLYDYEAADSTELALLADEMITVYSLPGMDPDWLIGERGNQKGKVPVTYLELLS encoded by the exons ATGGAGTTCAACGTGAAGAAGCTGGCGTCGGACGCGGGCGTCTTCTTCTCCCGCGCCATGCAG TTTACTGAAGAaaagctgggccaggctgaGAAGACTGAACTTGATGCCCACTTTGAAAACCTCCTGGCCAGGGCAGACTGCACCAAGAACTGGACAGAGAAGATCTTGCGCCAGACTGAAGTTCTGCTGCAGCCAAACCCCA gtgccagagtAGAAGAATTCCTGTATGAGAAGCTTGACCGGAAGGTGCCTTCCCGGGTCACCAAcggggagctgctggcacagtaCATGACAGAGGCAGCCAGTGACTTTGGGCCAGGGACACCTTATG GGAAGACGTTGATAAAAGTTGGAGAGACCCAGCGGCGCTTGGGCGCAGCAGAACGGGAATTCATCCGCTCTGCCTCCATCAGCTTCCTGACCCCGCTGCGCAACTTCCTGGAGGGCGACTGGAGAACCATCTCT AAAGAGAGGAGGATCCTGCAGAACCGACGCCTGGACCTGGATGCCTGCAAAGCCAGGCTGAAGAAGGCCAAAGCTGCCGAGGCAAAAGCAGCG gctgtgcctgacTTTCAGGAAACCAGACCTCGTAATTACGTGCTCTCGGCCAGCGCATCGGCG ctgtggagcGACGAGGTGGAGAAG GCGGAGCACGAGCTGCGGCTCACGCAGACCGAGTTCGACCGGCAGGCGGAGGTGAcgcggctgctgctggagggcaTCAGCAGCACTCAC GTAAATCATCTTCGCTGTCTCCACGAGTTTGTGGAGTCTCAGACCAACTACTATGCTCAGTGCTACCAGTTCATGCTGGATCTACagaagcagctgggcag ATTTTCAGGTACCTTCGTGGGCAACGCAGAATCCGCATCTCCCGCAGCCGCTACCTCTCCTCCCACCGTTGCTGCTGCCACGCTCCCTGCTGTGCCTACCATTCCAGTGGTGCCCACCATTGTTGGGGTGCCCAACACCGTGGCAGAGGGTGTGCTGAACCCCAATGAAGTCAAGCCTCCTGCCAGTGGGACACGCAGGGCCAGGGTCCTCTATGACTACGAGGCGGCTGACAGCACCGAGCTGGCGCTGCTTGCAGATGAG ATGATCACTGTGTACAGCCTGCCAGGCATGGATCCAGACTGGCTCATAGGGGAAAGAGGGAACCAGAAAGGGAAAGTTCCTGTCACTTACTTGGAACTGCTAAGTTAA
- the SH3GLB2 gene encoding endophilin-B2 isoform X7, with protein sequence MPCLHLGTSGSRGGEGHLWVLCELLTGESSFALTSGSECWSWPSPNNPAPAGRGGNQFTEEKLGQAEKTELDAHFENLLARADCTKNWTEKILRQTEVLLQPNPSARVEEFLYEKLDRKVPSRVTNGELLAQYMTEAASDFGPGTPYGKTLIKVGETQRRLGAAEREFIRSASISFLTPLRNFLEGDWRTISKERRILQNRRLDLDACKARLKKAKAAEAKAACEGDAVPDFQETRPRNYVLSASASALWSDEVEKAEHELRLTQTEFDRQAEVTRLLLEGISSTHVNHLRCLHEFVESQTNYYAQCYQFMLDLQKQLGSSKGEIFSGTFVGNAESASPAAATSPPTVAAATLPAVPTIPVVPTIVGVPNTVAEGVLNPNEVKPPASGTRRARVLYDYEAADSTELALLADEMITVYSLPGMDPDWLIGERGNQKGKVPVTYLELLS encoded by the exons ATGCCATGTCTGCACCTTGGCACCTCGGGGAGCCGCGGCGGGGAAGGGCACTTGTGGGTGCTGTGTGAGCTGCTCACAGGAGAATCCAGCTTTGCTCTGACATCTGGCTCAGAGTGCTGGAGCTGGCCTTCACCCAACAATCCTGCTCCTGCGGGAAGAGGGGGAAATCAG TTTACTGAAGAaaagctgggccaggctgaGAAGACTGAACTTGATGCCCACTTTGAAAACCTCCTGGCCAGGGCAGACTGCACCAAGAACTGGACAGAGAAGATCTTGCGCCAGACTGAAGTTCTGCTGCAGCCAAACCCCA gtgccagagtAGAAGAATTCCTGTATGAGAAGCTTGACCGGAAGGTGCCTTCCCGGGTCACCAAcggggagctgctggcacagtaCATGACAGAGGCAGCCAGTGACTTTGGGCCAGGGACACCTTATG GGAAGACGTTGATAAAAGTTGGAGAGACCCAGCGGCGCTTGGGCGCAGCAGAACGGGAATTCATCCGCTCTGCCTCCATCAGCTTCCTGACCCCGCTGCGCAACTTCCTGGAGGGCGACTGGAGAACCATCTCT AAAGAGAGGAGGATCCTGCAGAACCGACGCCTGGACCTGGATGCCTGCAAAGCCAGGCTGAAGAAGGCCAAAGCTGCCGAGGCAAAAGCAGCG TGTGAGGGAGAT gctgtgcctgacTTTCAGGAAACCAGACCTCGTAATTACGTGCTCTCGGCCAGCGCATCGGCG ctgtggagcGACGAGGTGGAGAAG GCGGAGCACGAGCTGCGGCTCACGCAGACCGAGTTCGACCGGCAGGCGGAGGTGAcgcggctgctgctggagggcaTCAGCAGCACTCAC GTAAATCATCTTCGCTGTCTCCACGAGTTTGTGGAGTCTCAGACCAACTACTATGCTCAGTGCTACCAGTTCATGCTGGATCTACagaagcagctgggcag CTCCAAAGGAGAAAT ATTTTCAGGTACCTTCGTGGGCAACGCAGAATCCGCATCTCCCGCAGCCGCTACCTCTCCTCCCACCGTTGCTGCTGCCACGCTCCCTGCTGTGCCTACCATTCCAGTGGTGCCCACCATTGTTGGGGTGCCCAACACCGTGGCAGAGGGTGTGCTGAACCCCAATGAAGTCAAGCCTCCTGCCAGTGGGACACGCAGGGCCAGGGTCCTCTATGACTACGAGGCGGCTGACAGCACCGAGCTGGCGCTGCTTGCAGATGAG ATGATCACTGTGTACAGCCTGCCAGGCATGGATCCAGACTGGCTCATAGGGGAAAGAGGGAACCAGAAAGGGAAAGTTCCTGTCACTTACTTGGAACTGCTAAGTTAA
- the SH3GLB2 gene encoding endophilin-B2 isoform X6: MEFNVKKLASDAGVFFSRAMQFTEEKLGQAEKTELDAHFENLLARADCTKNWTEKILRQTEVLLQPNPSARVEEFLYEKLDRKVPSRVTNGELLAQYMTEAASDFGPGTPYGKTLIKVGETQRRLGAAEREFIRSASISFLTPLRNFLEGDWRTISKERRILQNRRLDLDACKARLKKAKAAEAKAAAEHELRLTQTEFDRQAEVTRLLLEGISSTHVNHLRCLHEFVESQTNYYAQCYQFMLDLQKQLGRFSGTFVGNAESASPAAATSPPTVAAATLPAVPTIPVVPTIVGVPNTVAEGVLNPNEVKPPASGTRRARVLYDYEAADSTELALLADEMITVYSLPGMDPDWLIGERGNQKGKVPVTYLELLS, encoded by the exons ATGGAGTTCAACGTGAAGAAGCTGGCGTCGGACGCGGGCGTCTTCTTCTCCCGCGCCATGCAG TTTACTGAAGAaaagctgggccaggctgaGAAGACTGAACTTGATGCCCACTTTGAAAACCTCCTGGCCAGGGCAGACTGCACCAAGAACTGGACAGAGAAGATCTTGCGCCAGACTGAAGTTCTGCTGCAGCCAAACCCCA gtgccagagtAGAAGAATTCCTGTATGAGAAGCTTGACCGGAAGGTGCCTTCCCGGGTCACCAAcggggagctgctggcacagtaCATGACAGAGGCAGCCAGTGACTTTGGGCCAGGGACACCTTATG GGAAGACGTTGATAAAAGTTGGAGAGACCCAGCGGCGCTTGGGCGCAGCAGAACGGGAATTCATCCGCTCTGCCTCCATCAGCTTCCTGACCCCGCTGCGCAACTTCCTGGAGGGCGACTGGAGAACCATCTCT AAAGAGAGGAGGATCCTGCAGAACCGACGCCTGGACCTGGATGCCTGCAAAGCCAGGCTGAAGAAGGCCAAAGCTGCCGAGGCAAAAGCAGCG GCGGAGCACGAGCTGCGGCTCACGCAGACCGAGTTCGACCGGCAGGCGGAGGTGAcgcggctgctgctggagggcaTCAGCAGCACTCAC GTAAATCATCTTCGCTGTCTCCACGAGTTTGTGGAGTCTCAGACCAACTACTATGCTCAGTGCTACCAGTTCATGCTGGATCTACagaagcagctgggcag ATTTTCAGGTACCTTCGTGGGCAACGCAGAATCCGCATCTCCCGCAGCCGCTACCTCTCCTCCCACCGTTGCTGCTGCCACGCTCCCTGCTGTGCCTACCATTCCAGTGGTGCCCACCATTGTTGGGGTGCCCAACACCGTGGCAGAGGGTGTGCTGAACCCCAATGAAGTCAAGCCTCCTGCCAGTGGGACACGCAGGGCCAGGGTCCTCTATGACTACGAGGCGGCTGACAGCACCGAGCTGGCGCTGCTTGCAGATGAG ATGATCACTGTGTACAGCCTGCCAGGCATGGATCCAGACTGGCTCATAGGGGAAAGAGGGAACCAGAAAGGGAAAGTTCCTGTCACTTACTTGGAACTGCTAAGTTAA
- the MIGA2 gene encoding mitoguardin 2: MAFRRTEGMSIMQALAMTVAEIPVFVYTTFGQSVFSQLRLSPGLRKVLFATALGTVALALAAHQLKRRRRRKKQIAPDKCGFKPGGITVPILPTRRVSSVKKGYSSRRVQSPGSKSNDTLSGISSIEPSKHSSSSHSLASMVAVNSSSPVPPGMWEAQAMGDAGAIGDSSAESLYVQGMELFEEALQKWEQALSIRQRDSACTSTPVPWDSSKQQESMSENISEEESQKREFAEKLESLLHRAYHLQEEFGSSLPSDSVLLDLEKTLMLPLADGSLRLRTDDEDSSTSEDSFFSAAELFDSLPFEQMPFHLSKPVAAYEEALQLVKEGKVACRTLRTELLGCYSDQDFLAKLHCVRQAFQELLEDESNQLFFGEVGKQMMIGLMTKAEKNPKAFLESYEEMLRYALKQETWPTTQQELEGRGVVCMSFFDIVLDFILMDAFEDLENPPSSVLAVLRNRWLSDSFKETALATACWSVLKAKRRLLMVPDGFISHFYSVSEHVSPVLAFGFLGPKQQLSEVCSFFKHQIVQYLKDMFDFDNVRYTTVQLLAEDILQLSRRRSEILLGYLGTESSPEMNGVLPGETEPLKEELI, from the exons ATGGCATTCAGAAGGACAGAGGGAATGTCCATCATGCAGGCCTTGGCGATGACCGTGGCAGAGATCCCCGTGTTCGTTTACACCACCTTTGGGCAG TCTGTGTTCTCCCAGCTGCGGCTGTCCCCGGGCCTGCGCAAGGTGCTCTTTGCCacggccctggggacagtggccTTGGCTCTTGCAGCTCACCAGCTgaagcgccgccgccgccggaaGAAGCAAATTGCTCCAGACAAGTGTGGCTTTAAACCTGGAGGGATCACAGTGCCCATCCTGCCAACCAGGAGGGTCTCCTCTGTGAAGAAAG GATACTCCAGCAGGAgagtgcagagccctggcagcaaGAGCAATGACACGCTCAGCGGGATTTCCTCCATTGAGCCCAGCAAACATTCCAGTTCCTCCCACAGCCTCGCCTCG ATGGTGGCAGTCAACTCCTCAAGCCCAGTACCCCCAGGGATGTGGGAGGCCCAGGCAATGGGAGATGCTGGAGCCATTGGTGATTCCAGTGCAGAAAGCCTCTATGTCCAAG GCATGGAGCTGTTTGAGGAGGCCCTGCAGAAatgggaacaggccctgagcatCAGGCAGAGGGACAGTGCTTGCACcagcacccctgtgccctgggacagcagcaaaCAGCAAGAGAGCATGTCTGAGAACATTTCAGAG gaggagtcCCAGAAAAGGGAGTTTGCTGAGAAGCTGGAGTCCCTCTTGCACCGAGCCTACCACCTCCAGGAAGAGTTTGGCTCCTCTCTCCCGTCGGACAGCGTGTTGCTGGATCTGG AGAAGACTTTGATGCTTCCACTGGCGGACGGATCGCTGCGGCTGCGGACGGATGATGAGGACAGCTCCACCTCAGAGGATTCCTTCTTCTCTGCTGCAGAG CTCTTTGACTCTCTCCCCTTTGAGCAAATGCCATTCCACCTCTCCAAGCCAGTGGCAGCATACGAGGAAGCTCTGCAGCTGGTGAAGGAAGGGAAGGTCGCGTGCCGGACGCTGAG GACAGAGCTCCTTGGCTGCTACAGTGACCAGGATTTCCTGGCAAAGCTGCATTGTGTCAGGCAGGCATTCCAG gagctgctggaggatgAAAGCAATCAGCTGTTTTTTGGGGAGGTTGGGAAGCAGATGATGATAGGACTGATGACAAAAGCTGAAAAG AATCCCAAAGCTTTCCTGGAAAGCTATGAGGAGATGCTGCGTTATGCCTTGAAGCAGGAGACCTGGCCAACCACTCAGCAGGAGCTCGAGGGAAGAGGG GTGGTGTGCATGAGCTTCTTTGATATTGTGCTGGACTTCATCCTCATGGATGCTTTTGAGGACCTGGAGAACCCTCCCTCCTccgtgctggctgtgctgcgcAACCGCTGGCTGTCCGACAGCTTCAAGGAGACG GCTCTAGCAACTGCTTGCTGGTCAGttttgaaagcaaaaagaaGGCTTCTGATG GTACCAGATGGCTTTATCTCTCATTTCTACTCCGTATCGGAGCATGTCAGTCCTGTTCTAGCCTTTGGTTTTCTGGGGCCCAAGCAGCAGCTATCTGAAGTCTGCAGTTTCTTCAAG CACCAGATCGTGCAGTACCTGAAGGACATGTTTGACTTTGACAACGTGAGGTACACGACcgtgcagctgctggcagaggacaTTCTGCAGCTGTCGCGGCGGCGCAGCGAGATCCTCTTGGGGTATCTGGGCACCGAGAGCTCCCCGGAGATGAACGGCGTGCTTCCCGGGGAAACCGAGCCGCTGAAGGAGGAGCTCATCTGA
- the SH3GLB2 gene encoding endophilin-B2 isoform X3, giving the protein MEFNVKKLASDAGVFFSRAMQFTEEKLGQAEKTELDAHFENLLARADCTKNWTEKILRQTEVLLQPNPSARVEEFLYEKLDRKVPSRVTNGELLAQYMTEAASDFGPGTPYGKTLIKVGETQRRLGAAEREFIRSASISFLTPLRNFLEGDWRTISKERRILQNRRLDLDACKARLKKAKAAEAKAALWSDEVEKAEHELRLTQTEFDRQAEVTRLLLEGISSTHVNHLRCLHEFVESQTNYYAQCYQFMLDLQKQLGSSKGEIFSGTFVGNAESASPAAATSPPTVAAATLPAVPTIPVVPTIVGVPNTVAEGVLNPNEVKPPASGTRRARVLYDYEAADSTELALLADEMITVYSLPGMDPDWLIGERGNQKGKVPVTYLELLS; this is encoded by the exons ATGGAGTTCAACGTGAAGAAGCTGGCGTCGGACGCGGGCGTCTTCTTCTCCCGCGCCATGCAG TTTACTGAAGAaaagctgggccaggctgaGAAGACTGAACTTGATGCCCACTTTGAAAACCTCCTGGCCAGGGCAGACTGCACCAAGAACTGGACAGAGAAGATCTTGCGCCAGACTGAAGTTCTGCTGCAGCCAAACCCCA gtgccagagtAGAAGAATTCCTGTATGAGAAGCTTGACCGGAAGGTGCCTTCCCGGGTCACCAAcggggagctgctggcacagtaCATGACAGAGGCAGCCAGTGACTTTGGGCCAGGGACACCTTATG GGAAGACGTTGATAAAAGTTGGAGAGACCCAGCGGCGCTTGGGCGCAGCAGAACGGGAATTCATCCGCTCTGCCTCCATCAGCTTCCTGACCCCGCTGCGCAACTTCCTGGAGGGCGACTGGAGAACCATCTCT AAAGAGAGGAGGATCCTGCAGAACCGACGCCTGGACCTGGATGCCTGCAAAGCCAGGCTGAAGAAGGCCAAAGCTGCCGAGGCAAAAGCAGCG ctgtggagcGACGAGGTGGAGAAG GCGGAGCACGAGCTGCGGCTCACGCAGACCGAGTTCGACCGGCAGGCGGAGGTGAcgcggctgctgctggagggcaTCAGCAGCACTCAC GTAAATCATCTTCGCTGTCTCCACGAGTTTGTGGAGTCTCAGACCAACTACTATGCTCAGTGCTACCAGTTCATGCTGGATCTACagaagcagctgggcag CTCCAAAGGAGAAAT ATTTTCAGGTACCTTCGTGGGCAACGCAGAATCCGCATCTCCCGCAGCCGCTACCTCTCCTCCCACCGTTGCTGCTGCCACGCTCCCTGCTGTGCCTACCATTCCAGTGGTGCCCACCATTGTTGGGGTGCCCAACACCGTGGCAGAGGGTGTGCTGAACCCCAATGAAGTCAAGCCTCCTGCCAGTGGGACACGCAGGGCCAGGGTCCTCTATGACTACGAGGCGGCTGACAGCACCGAGCTGGCGCTGCTTGCAGATGAG ATGATCACTGTGTACAGCCTGCCAGGCATGGATCCAGACTGGCTCATAGGGGAAAGAGGGAACCAGAAAGGGAAAGTTCCTGTCACTTACTTGGAACTGCTAAGTTAA
- the SH3GLB2 gene encoding endophilin-B2 isoform X5, whose translation MEFNVKKLASDAGVFFSRAMQFTEEKLGQAEKTELDAHFENLLARADCTKNWTEKILRQTEVLLQPNPSARVEEFLYEKLDRKVPSRVTNGELLAQYMTEAASDFGPGTPYGKTLIKVGETQRRLGAAEREFIRSASISFLTPLRNFLEGDWRTISKERRILQNRRLDLDACKARLKKAKAAEAKAAAEHELRLTQTEFDRQAEVTRLLLEGISSTHVNHLRCLHEFVESQTNYYAQCYQFMLDLQKQLGSSKGEIFSGTFVGNAESASPAAATSPPTVAAATLPAVPTIPVVPTIVGVPNTVAEGVLNPNEVKPPASGTRRARVLYDYEAADSTELALLADEMITVYSLPGMDPDWLIGERGNQKGKVPVTYLELLS comes from the exons ATGGAGTTCAACGTGAAGAAGCTGGCGTCGGACGCGGGCGTCTTCTTCTCCCGCGCCATGCAG TTTACTGAAGAaaagctgggccaggctgaGAAGACTGAACTTGATGCCCACTTTGAAAACCTCCTGGCCAGGGCAGACTGCACCAAGAACTGGACAGAGAAGATCTTGCGCCAGACTGAAGTTCTGCTGCAGCCAAACCCCA gtgccagagtAGAAGAATTCCTGTATGAGAAGCTTGACCGGAAGGTGCCTTCCCGGGTCACCAAcggggagctgctggcacagtaCATGACAGAGGCAGCCAGTGACTTTGGGCCAGGGACACCTTATG GGAAGACGTTGATAAAAGTTGGAGAGACCCAGCGGCGCTTGGGCGCAGCAGAACGGGAATTCATCCGCTCTGCCTCCATCAGCTTCCTGACCCCGCTGCGCAACTTCCTGGAGGGCGACTGGAGAACCATCTCT AAAGAGAGGAGGATCCTGCAGAACCGACGCCTGGACCTGGATGCCTGCAAAGCCAGGCTGAAGAAGGCCAAAGCTGCCGAGGCAAAAGCAGCG GCGGAGCACGAGCTGCGGCTCACGCAGACCGAGTTCGACCGGCAGGCGGAGGTGAcgcggctgctgctggagggcaTCAGCAGCACTCAC GTAAATCATCTTCGCTGTCTCCACGAGTTTGTGGAGTCTCAGACCAACTACTATGCTCAGTGCTACCAGTTCATGCTGGATCTACagaagcagctgggcag CTCCAAAGGAGAAAT ATTTTCAGGTACCTTCGTGGGCAACGCAGAATCCGCATCTCCCGCAGCCGCTACCTCTCCTCCCACCGTTGCTGCTGCCACGCTCCCTGCTGTGCCTACCATTCCAGTGGTGCCCACCATTGTTGGGGTGCCCAACACCGTGGCAGAGGGTGTGCTGAACCCCAATGAAGTCAAGCCTCCTGCCAGTGGGACACGCAGGGCCAGGGTCCTCTATGACTACGAGGCGGCTGACAGCACCGAGCTGGCGCTGCTTGCAGATGAG ATGATCACTGTGTACAGCCTGCCAGGCATGGATCCAGACTGGCTCATAGGGGAAAGAGGGAACCAGAAAGGGAAAGTTCCTGTCACTTACTTGGAACTGCTAAGTTAA
- the SH3GLB2 gene encoding endophilin-B2 isoform X1 translates to MEFNVKKLASDAGVFFSRAMQFTEEKLGQAEKTELDAHFENLLARADCTKNWTEKILRQTEVLLQPNPSARVEEFLYEKLDRKVPSRVTNGELLAQYMTEAASDFGPGTPYGKTLIKVGETQRRLGAAEREFIRSASISFLTPLRNFLEGDWRTISKERRILQNRRLDLDACKARLKKAKAAEAKAAAVPDFQETRPRNYVLSASASALWSDEVEKAEHELRLTQTEFDRQAEVTRLLLEGISSTHVNHLRCLHEFVESQTNYYAQCYQFMLDLQKQLGSSKGEIFSGTFVGNAESASPAAATSPPTVAAATLPAVPTIPVVPTIVGVPNTVAEGVLNPNEVKPPASGTRRARVLYDYEAADSTELALLADEMITVYSLPGMDPDWLIGERGNQKGKVPVTYLELLS, encoded by the exons ATGGAGTTCAACGTGAAGAAGCTGGCGTCGGACGCGGGCGTCTTCTTCTCCCGCGCCATGCAG TTTACTGAAGAaaagctgggccaggctgaGAAGACTGAACTTGATGCCCACTTTGAAAACCTCCTGGCCAGGGCAGACTGCACCAAGAACTGGACAGAGAAGATCTTGCGCCAGACTGAAGTTCTGCTGCAGCCAAACCCCA gtgccagagtAGAAGAATTCCTGTATGAGAAGCTTGACCGGAAGGTGCCTTCCCGGGTCACCAAcggggagctgctggcacagtaCATGACAGAGGCAGCCAGTGACTTTGGGCCAGGGACACCTTATG GGAAGACGTTGATAAAAGTTGGAGAGACCCAGCGGCGCTTGGGCGCAGCAGAACGGGAATTCATCCGCTCTGCCTCCATCAGCTTCCTGACCCCGCTGCGCAACTTCCTGGAGGGCGACTGGAGAACCATCTCT AAAGAGAGGAGGATCCTGCAGAACCGACGCCTGGACCTGGATGCCTGCAAAGCCAGGCTGAAGAAGGCCAAAGCTGCCGAGGCAAAAGCAGCG gctgtgcctgacTTTCAGGAAACCAGACCTCGTAATTACGTGCTCTCGGCCAGCGCATCGGCG ctgtggagcGACGAGGTGGAGAAG GCGGAGCACGAGCTGCGGCTCACGCAGACCGAGTTCGACCGGCAGGCGGAGGTGAcgcggctgctgctggagggcaTCAGCAGCACTCAC GTAAATCATCTTCGCTGTCTCCACGAGTTTGTGGAGTCTCAGACCAACTACTATGCTCAGTGCTACCAGTTCATGCTGGATCTACagaagcagctgggcag CTCCAAAGGAGAAAT ATTTTCAGGTACCTTCGTGGGCAACGCAGAATCCGCATCTCCCGCAGCCGCTACCTCTCCTCCCACCGTTGCTGCTGCCACGCTCCCTGCTGTGCCTACCATTCCAGTGGTGCCCACCATTGTTGGGGTGCCCAACACCGTGGCAGAGGGTGTGCTGAACCCCAATGAAGTCAAGCCTCCTGCCAGTGGGACACGCAGGGCCAGGGTCCTCTATGACTACGAGGCGGCTGACAGCACCGAGCTGGCGCTGCTTGCAGATGAG ATGATCACTGTGTACAGCCTGCCAGGCATGGATCCAGACTGGCTCATAGGGGAAAGAGGGAACCAGAAAGGGAAAGTTCCTGTCACTTACTTGGAACTGCTAAGTTAA